One Bacteroidota bacterium genomic region harbors:
- a CDS encoding glycosyltransferase family 9 protein, which yields MGNPYIDKLYFLEDNFVEILSELKRENYDAVIDLHHNQRSLRIKVALGRKSFSFHKLNIEKWLLVNFHIDKLPRVHIVDRYLETVNSFGVKNDGKGLDYFIRPEDEKVLEKLPPGFKNKYIAFVIGAKHFTKQLPIEKIISICKKINYPVVLLGGPEDQIKGAEIAAQLGEKVFDATGKYSLNESAAIVKHALRVISHDTGLMHIAAAFQKEIISVWGNTVPEFGMYPYRGTRDGGRGTDFLGTRDGVSRELGVGSKELRPGEFADGIFEVKGLSCRPCSKIGFTKCPKKHFRCMMDQDEVEIARLANVEV from the coding sequence ATGGGCAATCCCTACATTGACAAATTGTATTTCCTGGAAGATAATTTTGTGGAAATCCTTTCGGAACTAAAAAGGGAAAATTACGATGCCGTTATCGATCTTCATCACAACCAACGAAGCCTCCGCATAAAAGTGGCATTAGGGAGAAAGAGTTTTTCATTTCACAAATTGAATATTGAAAAATGGCTGCTTGTAAATTTTCACATCGACAAACTTCCCCGTGTACACATCGTCGATCGTTATCTTGAAACTGTCAATTCATTCGGAGTAAAAAATGACGGGAAGGGGCTGGATTATTTTATTCGTCCGGAAGATGAAAAGGTTTTGGAGAAATTGCCTCCTGGTTTTAAAAATAAATACATCGCATTCGTAATCGGTGCGAAGCATTTTACCAAACAATTGCCGATAGAAAAAATCATCAGTATCTGTAAAAAGATAAACTATCCTGTGGTTTTACTCGGTGGACCAGAAGACCAAATTAAAGGCGCTGAAATAGCTGCTCAGCTTGGAGAAAAAGTTTTTGATGCGACTGGAAAATATTCTTTGAATGAATCCGCGGCTATCGTAAAACATGCGCTCCGGGTAATTTCACACGATACCGGATTGATGCATATTGCCGCCGCTTTTCAAAAAGAAATTATTTCGGTTTGGGGAAATACGGTGCCGGAGTTTGGGATGTATCCTTATAGGGGGACAAGGGACGGGGGACGGGGGACGGATTTTTTAGGGACGAGGGACGGGGTGAGTCGAGAGTTGGGAGTTGGGAGTAAGGAGTTGAGGCCCGGCGAATTTGCTGATGGTATTTTTGAAGTAAAAGGTCTTTCGTGCAGGCCTTGTTCCAAGATTGGGTTCACGAAATGTCCGAAGAAACATTTTCGGTGCATGATGGATCAGGACGAGGTGGAAATTGCCCGTCTGGCGAATGTTGAAGTGTGA
- the dusB gene encoding tRNA dihydrouridine synthase DusB, with protein sequence MEDVSDPPFRYVCKMNGADVMYTEFISSEGLIRDAAKSVMKLDVFEYERPIGIQLFGSEIESMIEAAEIAEQAKPDLIDINYGCPVKAVACKGAGAALLQDVPKMVQMTEAIVKAVKLPVTVKTRLGWDDSTKNIVEVAERLQDIGIQALTVHGRTRKQMYKGPADWTLIGELKNNPRIHIPIFGNGDVDSPERALEMRDRYGVDGVMIGRASIGYPWIFNEIKHFFKTGEKLSLPTIEQRVDVCRTHFNKSLEWKGPRVGIFEMRRHYSNYFKGLDHFKDYRTRLVTLENIDEIHGVLDEVLDRYSEVPTA encoded by the coding sequence ATGGAGGATGTGAGTGATCCGCCATTCCGGTATGTCTGCAAAATGAATGGCGCGGATGTGATGTATACCGAATTTATTTCAAGCGAAGGATTAATCCGTGATGCTGCAAAAAGTGTGATGAAGCTGGATGTCTTCGAATATGAACGACCTATTGGTATTCAACTTTTCGGCAGTGAAATAGAATCCATGATCGAAGCCGCTGAAATCGCCGAACAGGCAAAACCGGATCTGATCGATATCAATTACGGTTGTCCGGTGAAAGCCGTTGCCTGCAAAGGCGCAGGTGCCGCTTTATTACAGGATGTTCCGAAAATGGTTCAAATGACAGAGGCTATCGTGAAAGCGGTTAAACTTCCGGTCACGGTGAAAACTCGTCTGGGTTGGGATGATAGCACAAAAAATATTGTCGAAGTCGCGGAACGCTTGCAGGACATCGGTATACAGGCGCTCACTGTTCATGGACGAACACGCAAACAAATGTACAAGGGTCCGGCCGACTGGACATTGATCGGTGAGTTGAAAAACAATCCGCGAATTCATATTCCTATTTTTGGCAACGGTGATGTTGATTCACCTGAACGTGCTCTGGAAATGCGCGATCGTTACGGAGTAGACGGAGTAATGATCGGAAGGGCCAGTATCGGCTATCCCTGGATCTTCAATGAGATCAAACATTTTTTCAAGACCGGAGAAAAACTTTCATTGCCTACCATTGAACAGCGCGTGGATGTTTGCCGTACGCACTTTAATAAATCTCTGGAATGGAAAGGTCCGCGTGTCGGCATTTTTGAAATGCGCCGGCATTACAGCAATTACTTCAAAGGCCTCGATCATTTTAAAGATTACAGGACACGTCTGGTTACTCTCGAAAACATCGATGAAATTCATGGTGTGCTCGACGAGGTTCTGGATCGCTACAGCGAAGTACCTACTGCCTGA
- a CDS encoding PAS domain-containing protein, with the protein MKNPNFQKQLGEKDLNHESKLIEYGYDLRKILDGISDGLAVLDKNWINIYTNKIAGALLNREPKDLIGKSFWENYPDMKGSAIETSLRNSMENRQHVHMKYYYEPLDRWFENNFYPSDNGITIIFRDITEKKKAEERLAASENRLRAIFDSEPECIKLLDRDFKLLDINPAGIEMIEADSLKDIQGCEVLTLIDDAFKKQFLDLGERVFNGESGILEFSITGLKGTKRWMEMNAVPLRNSGDEVVAVLSIARDISKRKAHESEIQRSEALLNEAQRIAKTGSWELDIQKNQLHWSAEVFRIFEMAPDKSPASYEAFLNLIHPQEREMVDKIYTDSVKNHTPYELVHRLVFPDGRIKYVQERCETIYTPEGEPIRSLGTVQDISDRVYAEMQIKKKDQQIREISSSMPSVVFQFAVDLLGKRHCNFVGENIFTLAGITVDEICSDFSKFSQQIHPEDGARVKEEVGLSIKSPGYFNSSFRLVDAHTSEIKWVNSSSFTSLQPDGTFIMNGTLTDFTESKRAEEELQRSNLELRQLTTHLQSIREEERTKIARDLHDELGQQLTALKMDASWLSKKLTESDSGMIEKVNGMIALIGDTVQSIRRICSELRPGILDDLGLEDALQWQSREFETRTNIHSKVVSGQDNRKVKFSKDLSTSVFRIYQEALTNVARHSNASEVVTIFKHTEDKILLTVSDNGQGFNTDEVKTKNSLGLLGMKERASGFGGNIFIKSARGQGTTISLEMPLYNENNIPASEESI; encoded by the coding sequence ATGAAAAATCCGAATTTTCAGAAACAATTGGGCGAAAAAGATCTTAATCATGAATCCAAATTAATTGAATATGGTTATGATCTGAGGAAAATCCTTGACGGTATTTCTGACGGCTTAGCGGTTCTGGATAAGAACTGGATCAATATTTATACAAACAAGATCGCCGGGGCGCTTTTAAATCGCGAGCCCAAAGATCTGATTGGTAAAAGTTTTTGGGAAAATTATCCTGACATGAAAGGTTCTGCGATTGAGACCTCCCTACGCAATTCCATGGAGAATCGACAACATGTTCATATGAAGTATTATTATGAGCCTCTTGATCGATGGTTTGAAAATAATTTCTATCCCTCAGATAACGGAATCACGATCATTTTTCGTGATATTACCGAAAAGAAGAAGGCAGAAGAACGGCTTGCTGCAAGTGAAAACCGTTTACGGGCTATTTTTGATTCTGAACCCGAATGTATTAAACTGTTGGATCGCGATTTTAAATTGTTGGACATAAATCCTGCAGGGATAGAAATGATTGAAGCGGATAGTTTAAAAGATATTCAGGGATGTGAAGTGTTGACACTAATCGATGACGCTTTCAAAAAACAATTTCTTGATTTGGGAGAAAGGGTGTTCAATGGCGAATCCGGCATACTCGAGTTTTCAATAACCGGACTTAAAGGAACCAAACGTTGGATGGAAATGAATGCTGTTCCGTTACGAAATTCCGGGGATGAGGTGGTTGCCGTGTTATCGATCGCGCGAGACATTAGCAAACGCAAGGCTCATGAATCAGAAATTCAACGCAGCGAAGCTCTGTTAAACGAAGCACAGCGGATTGCAAAAACAGGAAGCTGGGAATTGGATATTCAAAAAAACCAATTACACTGGTCCGCGGAAGTGTTCCGAATTTTTGAAATGGCCCCGGATAAAAGCCCGGCATCGTATGAGGCTTTTCTTAACCTGATTCATCCTCAGGAGCGTGAAATGGTCGATAAGATTTACACGGACTCGGTAAAGAATCATACCCCTTATGAGCTGGTCCACAGATTAGTTTTCCCCGATGGAAGGATAAAGTATGTACAGGAACGTTGCGAAACAATCTATACCCCGGAGGGTGAACCGATCCGTTCACTTGGGACAGTACAGGATATTTCCGATCGCGTTTATGCCGAAATGCAAATTAAAAAGAAGGATCAGCAAATACGCGAAATCAGTTCCTCCATGCCCAGCGTGGTTTTTCAGTTTGCCGTGGATCTATTGGGTAAACGACACTGCAATTTTGTAGGTGAAAACATATTTACCCTCGCTGGAATTACAGTGGATGAAATTTGCAGCGATTTTTCAAAATTCTCTCAACAAATTCATCCCGAAGATGGCGCTCGGGTAAAGGAAGAGGTTGGCCTCAGTATAAAATCTCCCGGTTATTTCAACAGCTCTTTCCGTTTGGTAGATGCGCATACCAGCGAAATCAAATGGGTGAATAGCAGTTCCTTCACATCCCTTCAGCCGGATGGCACATTTATCATGAATGGTACGCTTACCGATTTCACGGAATCAAAGAGGGCGGAAGAAGAATTACAAAGGTCGAATCTGGAATTGCGGCAATTAACCACACATCTTCAATCCATTCGTGAGGAAGAGCGGACAAAAATTGCCCGTGATTTACACGATGAGCTCGGACAACAGCTCACCGCACTTAAAATGGACGCATCCTGGCTTTCTAAAAAATTGACGGAAAGCGATAGCGGAATGATAGAAAAAGTAAATGGGATGATCGCCCTGATTGGAGATACTGTACAATCAATTCGCCGAATTTGTTCCGAATTGAGGCCCGGAATTCTGGATGATCTTGGTTTGGAGGATGCCTTGCAGTGGCAAAGTCGTGAATTCGAAACCCGGACAAATATCCATTCCAAAGTAGTTTCTGGTCAGGACAACAGAAAAGTAAAATTCAGCAAAGATCTTTCCACAAGTGTTTTCAGGATATACCAGGAGGCATTGACAAATGTCGCCCGTCATTCAAATGCCTCGGAAGTGGTGACAATATTTAAACACACCGAAGACAAAATCCTGCTTACAGTCAGTGACAATGGTCAGGGATTTAATACAGATGAGGTGAAAACAAAAAACTCCCTGGGATTACTGGGAATGAAAGAACGTGCTTCAGGATTTGGTGGTAACATATTCATTAAAAGCGCGAGAGGACAGGGAACAACCATATCGCTTGAGATGCCTTTGTATAACGAAAATAATATTCCGGCTTCAGAAGAATCGATTTAG
- a CDS encoding CotH kinase family protein, with the protein MSELKFNRLSLAFKNAIRYILLFVLFFYSTTAKTQCCNYVLTMHDSYGDGWNGGSLEVFINGVSAGNYSAANFASSATVVVCQGDVFEMVYTAGAYEEENTYQLYDAAWNLRFANGPFPTTGNVFSTTGDCNGIAVPGTHPCVAIPIDTGQCILSDNTGFAGSGINAGCANYNGGDVWFSLLVPPSGSVSVATDSGSINDTGIAVWADSTCTNLRSMGCDDDGNSNGNGYFSILFFHDLTPGQLLYIQVWGYGGSTGTFRLCARDLGKISLDSTELPIVMINTLGQTIVENTKINALMDIKYNGPVALTYLTDSANEYSGSIGIELRGASSLGYPQHAYGLETRTASGANNNVPILDMPADNDWSLISNYNDRSLVRNVLAYRLFEEMGNYAPRTRLCEVLVDSLYKGIYLFCEKIKRDQNRVNIAKLTTADSTGNELTGGYILQQNYWDANNSFQSNYSPIDHPGFDVHFVYEYPKLDSILPQQRSYIATYVDSLEDALYSANFADTSIGYRKYLDTKSFIDYFIVNELARNNDGFKKSVFFYKDKDSNGGKLKAGPVWDFDWAWKNLYGCLMFEVRDGSGWAHHVNDCPTDNYSCGWYVRMLQDSSFNNELRCQYEEYRSTILDTGYIFAIIDSVHNLVQNAQVRHFQQWPILGMSGPAPELDPVATTYDAELDTLKSWISLRLQWLDANIPGLCVPITTGLENAAMKNTIRCYPNPSTGIFYFEGENLSNAPVLFNVYDISGKIVDQKEIEEGRIKFEYTAKKKGVYFFTLNSQGGIIQYGKLVVL; encoded by the coding sequence ATGTCTGAATTAAAATTCAATCGGCTCTCCCTTGCATTTAAAAATGCGATCAGATATATTCTTCTGTTCGTCTTATTTTTCTATTCTACTACTGCAAAAACACAATGCTGCAATTATGTTTTGACTATGCACGATAGTTATGGTGATGGATGGAACGGAGGATCATTGGAAGTATTTATCAATGGTGTTTCTGCAGGGAATTATAGCGCGGCAAATTTCGCGAGTTCGGCAACAGTTGTTGTTTGCCAGGGCGATGTTTTTGAAATGGTATATACTGCCGGAGCTTACGAAGAGGAAAATACGTATCAACTTTATGATGCAGCATGGAATCTTCGCTTTGCTAACGGACCTTTTCCAACAACAGGAAATGTCTTTTCAACAACAGGTGACTGTAACGGAATCGCTGTTCCCGGAACTCATCCATGTGTTGCCATTCCAATTGATACGGGTCAATGCATTTTATCCGATAATACAGGATTTGCAGGATCAGGAATAAATGCAGGCTGCGCGAATTATAACGGGGGTGATGTGTGGTTTTCTCTCCTGGTTCCTCCTTCAGGAAGCGTCAGTGTCGCGACGGATAGCGGAAGTATTAATGATACCGGCATCGCAGTATGGGCCGATAGCACTTGTACCAATCTCCGATCAATGGGATGTGATGATGACGGAAACAGTAATGGTAACGGATATTTTTCCATACTCTTTTTTCATGATCTTACTCCGGGCCAGTTGTTATACATTCAGGTATGGGGCTATGGTGGCTCAACGGGAACTTTTAGACTCTGCGCAAGAGACTTGGGTAAAATCAGCCTTGACAGCACAGAACTGCCGATTGTGATGATCAATACTCTCGGTCAAACGATAGTTGAAAATACCAAGATCAATGCCCTGATGGATATTAAATACAACGGTCCTGTTGCATTGACATATCTGACAGACAGCGCGAATGAATACAGCGGATCAATCGGAATAGAACTGCGCGGCGCTTCATCTTTAGGATATCCTCAGCATGCCTATGGTCTTGAAACCCGCACTGCAAGCGGAGCAAACAACAATGTCCCGATACTCGACATGCCCGCAGACAATGACTGGTCATTAATATCTAACTATAATGATCGCTCTTTGGTGCGAAATGTTTTGGCTTATCGTTTGTTTGAAGAGATGGGAAATTATGCTCCCCGAACACGCCTGTGTGAAGTGCTTGTCGACAGTTTATACAAAGGAATCTATCTTTTCTGTGAGAAAATTAAACGCGATCAGAATCGTGTGAATATTGCTAAGCTGACAACAGCAGACAGTACGGGCAATGAGCTGACCGGTGGTTATATTTTGCAACAAAACTATTGGGATGCTAACAATAGTTTTCAATCAAACTATTCTCCTATTGATCATCCGGGTTTTGATGTACATTTTGTTTATGAATATCCGAAATTAGATTCCATTCTTCCGCAACAACGATCATATATCGCGACATATGTGGATAGCCTCGAAGACGCACTGTACAGTGCAAACTTTGCAGACACATCAATTGGCTATAGAAAGTATCTAGACACGAAATCTTTTATTGATTATTTTATCGTCAATGAATTGGCAAGAAATAATGATGGTTTTAAAAAGAGTGTGTTTTTTTACAAAGACAAAGATTCAAACGGAGGTAAATTAAAAGCCGGTCCGGTCTGGGATTTTGACTGGGCATGGAAAAACCTTTATGGTTGTTTGATGTTTGAAGTGAGGGACGGTTCGGGATGGGCGCATCATGTGAATGATTGTCCAACGGATAATTATTCATGCGGATGGTATGTGCGAATGTTGCAAGACAGCTCCTTTAACAATGAACTTCGTTGCCAATACGAAGAATACAGATCAACGATTCTGGATACCGGTTACATTTTTGCGATTATAGACAGCGTCCACAACCTCGTACAAAATGCGCAGGTAAGACATTTTCAGCAATGGCCAATTTTAGGAATGAGCGGTCCCGCACCGGAATTAGATCCTGTTGCTACTACTTATGATGCGGAGCTGGATACACTGAAGTCGTGGATAAGCCTTCGTTTGCAATGGCTTGACGCAAACATTCCCGGACTGTGTGTTCCGATAACTACTGGTTTGGAAAATGCAGCAATGAAAAACACAATAAGATGTTATCCCAATCCATCAACAGGAATTTTTTATTTCGAAGGAGAAAATCTGAGCAACGCGCCTGTATTGTTTAATGTCTACGATATCTCCGGAAAAATTGTCGATCAAAAGGAGATAGAAGAAGGAAGGATAAAATTTGAATACACCGCGAAGAAAAAGGGTGTTTATTTCTTTACCCTCAATTCACAGGGAGGGATAATTCAATATGGAAAACTTGTTGTGTTATAG
- a CDS encoding CPBP family intramembrane metalloprotease — translation MSFKAIWANNTYYSKFLISVGIILLSAVFFTLVSTLLCSAIYGISMAEMQTLLGNLSDPRAISILKLVQTVSAIGTFVVPPFIIAYLIDAEPTRFLGVNKSASLPSAFMVIVCLMISVPLINFLGELNGTMHLPGFLKSVEDWMRESEDRAAELTKAFLAMPSLSDMFFNLFMVALIPAFGEELLFRGIVQKIFTGWAKNVHVGVWMAAFLFSAMHMQFYGFVPRLLLGAMLGYLFVWSGSLWLSVLAHFVNNASAIIFTYLYQQQMSTIDVDAVGTREGEVMSVLISTLLTAALLFLIYRTETKKRLLSAD, via the coding sequence ATGAGTTTCAAGGCAATTTGGGCGAACAATACTTATTATTCGAAATTTCTCATTTCGGTAGGGATAATATTGTTGTCGGCGGTGTTTTTTACATTGGTGAGCACACTGCTTTGCTCCGCCATTTATGGTATTAGCATGGCCGAGATGCAGACGCTGCTCGGGAATCTCTCAGATCCCAGGGCGATATCGATCCTGAAACTGGTACAAACGGTTTCCGCCATCGGCACATTTGTGGTGCCGCCGTTTATTATTGCGTATCTGATCGACGCGGAGCCGACACGTTTTCTTGGTGTGAACAAAAGTGCCTCCTTGCCATCCGCCTTCATGGTGATTGTTTGTCTGATGATATCAGTGCCACTGATAAATTTCCTTGGTGAATTAAACGGCACGATGCATTTACCGGGTTTTCTGAAATCAGTGGAAGACTGGATGCGTGAGTCTGAAGACAGAGCGGCGGAACTTACAAAAGCATTTCTGGCGATGCCTTCGCTGAGTGACATGTTCTTCAACTTGTTTATGGTCGCGTTGATTCCGGCATTTGGAGAGGAATTATTGTTCCGCGGTATCGTTCAAAAAATATTTACAGGCTGGGCGAAGAACGTGCATGTAGGTGTATGGATGGCAGCATTTCTTTTCAGCGCGATGCACATGCAGTTCTACGGTTTTGTTCCGCGTTTATTATTAGGCGCGATGCTCGGTTATCTGTTTGTGTGGAGCGGAAGTTTGTGGTTGTCTGTCCTCGCGCATTTTGTAAACAACGCAAGCGCGATCATTTTTACTTATCTCTATCAGCAACAAATGTCGACGATCGATGTGGATGCGGTTGGAACCCGTGAAGGAGAAGTGATGAGTGTATTGATCAGTACACTTCTTACTGCCGCTTTGCTCTTTCTGATTTACCGTACCGAAACGAAAAAGCGGTTGCTTTCAGCGGATTGA
- a CDS encoding TatD family hydrolase, which produces MAIFTDTHTHLYADEFNADREQLIREAIGAGVTRFFMPNIEAASIEGMLELEQKFPEHCFPMMGLHPCSVKENWESEMKIVEDWLAKRKFAAVGEMGIDLYWDKTFVEEQKEAFRRQVKLANHYKLPIVIHSRESFEMIYDLLLETKKEEPYGIFHCFTGTEDQAKRAIDLGFYLGIGGVLTFKNSGLDKVVENIDLRHLVLETDAPYLAPTPNRGKRNLPVYLKLVAEKLAQLHGKTVDEIAVITTDNSRKIFSM; this is translated from the coding sequence ATGGCCATCTTCACCGACACCCATACCCATTTGTATGCCGATGAGTTTAACGCGGATCGCGAACAACTGATCAGGGAGGCTATTGGGGCAGGTGTGACACGGTTTTTTATGCCAAACATAGAGGCCGCTTCCATTGAAGGCATGCTGGAGCTGGAGCAAAAATTTCCGGAGCATTGTTTTCCAATGATGGGTCTGCATCCTTGTTCGGTTAAAGAAAACTGGGAATCGGAGATGAAAATTGTGGAAGACTGGCTGGCGAAACGGAAATTTGCAGCGGTAGGGGAAATGGGGATTGATCTGTATTGGGACAAAACATTTGTGGAGGAACAAAAGGAAGCCTTCCGCAGACAGGTGAAACTGGCCAATCACTACAAACTGCCGATCGTGATTCATTCCAGGGAAAGTTTCGAAATGATTTATGATTTACTCCTTGAAACAAAGAAAGAAGAACCCTATGGAATTTTTCATTGTTTCACAGGAACAGAGGACCAGGCAAAACGCGCGATCGACCTGGGATTTTATCTTGGAATAGGAGGGGTGCTTACCTTCAAAAACTCAGGTCTGGATAAAGTGGTGGAGAACATTGATCTCCGTCATCTTGTACTGGAAACAGATGCACCTTATCTTGCACCCACACCCAACAGAGGAAAAAGAAATCTTCCCGTTTATCTCAAACTGGTTGCGGAAAAATTAGCGCAACTCCACGGTAAAACGGTAGACGAAATTGCCGTCATCACCACAGACAACTCCCGGAAAATATTCAGCATGTAA
- a CDS encoding T9SS type A sorting domain-containing protein, giving the protein MGSYDKGLVKKEGFYYYHWNTTNSNMPDDIVFTVAIENSGIIWCGTETHGVVRFDESQWLGLPPVLEYDPVSVYPNPCKQLVNIIPNGKSVYSVRVRDLSGEIKFLQKFSSPVSSFSPIDLSSLPAGVYFVSVDLGDKSVTKKLIKVE; this is encoded by the coding sequence ATGGGCTCTTATGATAAAGGCCTGGTGAAAAAAGAGGGATTTTATTATTACCATTGGAACACAACTAACAGCAACATGCCCGATGACATTGTATTCACGGTTGCCATCGAAAACAGCGGCATTATCTGGTGTGGTACAGAAACACATGGTGTCGTGCGTTTTGACGAAAGTCAATGGCTTGGACTTCCTCCTGTTCTGGAATACGATCCGGTGAGTGTATATCCAAACCCATGCAAGCAGTTGGTAAATATTATTCCGAATGGAAAGTCAGTGTACTCTGTTCGTGTGAGGGATTTGTCAGGCGAAATAAAATTCTTGCAAAAATTTTCCAGTCCTGTTTCATCTTTCAGCCCGATTGATCTTTCTTCTCTTCCTGCAGGAGTTTATTTTGTTTCGGTTGATCTCGGAGATAAGTCGGTGACGAAAAAACTAATTAAAGTCGAATAA
- a CDS encoding asparaginase: MMKEHRNQTLVPVNFKEIIRQVPELLHLNCKIDFHASHKPIDSSNVQPAFWEELAGIIEKKYKSYDGFVILHGTDTMAYTASALSFMLQNLGKPVILTGSQLPVGVIRTDARRNLITSIEIASSDRVVPEVCIYFSNQLYRGNRSEKYTSSKFDAFQSSNYPPLADAGVNIVFNDDFIRTKSKNKFKVQGGFDTNIALLKIYPGIHNDVIDATLRTAGLRAAIIETYGSGNAPTDPAFVSVLDNAIRRGIILLNVSQCSGGTVDQGKYETSMQLKEIGVISGRDITTEAALTKLMFLLGQNLSRREVQKMLQMDLQGEISGK; this comes from the coding sequence ATGATGAAAGAGCATCGTAACCAGACATTGGTTCCCGTTAATTTCAAAGAAATTATCCGACAGGTTCCCGAGCTTCTGCATCTCAATTGCAAAATTGATTTTCATGCATCTCACAAACCGATTGATTCCTCCAATGTTCAGCCTGCTTTCTGGGAAGAGCTGGCCGGAATTATTGAAAAGAAATACAAGAGCTACGATGGTTTTGTGATCCTCCATGGAACCGATACCATGGCGTATACGGCATCGGCATTGAGTTTCATGTTGCAGAATTTGGGCAAACCGGTTATTCTCACGGGCTCTCAATTGCCTGTCGGTGTGATTCGCACCGATGCCCGCCGTAATTTGATAACGAGTATAGAGATTGCATCTTCCGACAGAGTAGTACCGGAAGTTTGCATTTATTTCAGCAATCAATTGTATCGCGGCAATCGCTCGGAAAAATATACTTCGAGTAAGTTTGACGCATTTCAGTCGAGCAACTATCCTCCGCTCGCGGATGCCGGCGTCAACATTGTTTTTAATGACGATTTTATTCGGACGAAGTCAAAAAATAAATTCAAAGTACAGGGCGGTTTCGACACCAACATTGCATTATTAAAAATTTACCCGGGGATTCACAACGACGTAATCGACGCGACGCTTCGTACGGCCGGTCTGCGTGCGGCGATCATCGAAACTTATGGCAGTGGCAATGCGCCAACGGATCCGGCTTTTGTAAGTGTGCTCGATAATGCCATTCGTCGTGGAATCATTCTGCTCAATGTTTCACAATGCAGTGGAGGAACTGTTGATCAGGGAAAATACGAAACGAGTATGCAGTTGAAAGAAATCGGTGTCATCAGCGGAAGAGACATCACGACAGAAGCCGCGCTTACCAAGCTGATGTTTTTACTCGGACAAAACCTGAGCAGGAGGGAAGTTCAGAAAATGTTGCAGATGGATTTGCAGGGTGAGATTTCCGGGAAATGA